TTGGTATTTCCCAACGCTGAATGATACAGTAACTTGTTCAGCAATTTTCAGCTCGGTGTCATCGTTCAGCCACCTAAGTTTGTATGGCCTCGGGTGCTTTGTTTTCTGAAGACCTAAATGTCCGCCATATACTTGCTAGCAACATTAGTACAAGAACCTCCATCAATAATCAAGTTACATACCTTGTTCTTGATTGTGCATCGAGTGTGGAAAATAGTTTCCCTTTGAACTTTCTCCTCGGGGTTGACAAGTACACTCAGCATACGTCGGATCACAAGAAGTTCTCCTGTGTCAGGATACTCCACGTCATTCTCCGGATCAGTACGGTAATCATCTTGCTCATCTTGAGACTCATTGATGTGACCCCGGACTACGGACGTGAAccacggacgtacggacggagcAAACCCAGCGGAACGATTCGAAAAGTACGACTCGGTTGGGCCGTGAGCGGATGGAATCGGCGGTCGGAGCGATGTACGGAAGGAAACGGCACAAAGGAACGACAAGAACGGACGGAGAGAGACTCgcgaggagatgctcgactcgtttGTCTCTCGGATAGATGGAGATAGACGTGGAATGAGGTAGCGACACACAAGGGATGGATCTCCTTGCGATACGGCCAAACTAGTAGCTAACGAACCCGGTTCGTGCagcttctagggtttcgtttcaATCACTGAAAACGAGAGAGAAGGATAACTTCTGGTTCTTAATTCTTAATAGTCTGCCTTACATGATAGGGTCTAGGCCCTTTATATAGGGCCGCTTACATAGAGGaactctcaaaaccctaaacacgtgGGTGGAGATAAAACGCAGCGTTCAAGACAtagtttttaaaagagaaataaaactaAGGATAGAATGGCCACGCGGCCGAAGTGGTCCATGGCCATGCACTAGGGTCCatagcctcgttaaaacccccTTGGTAAACCACGTAGGGACAAACCCAaggtgggaaaaagagtactactTTCCCTAATGACTTGGAGGTCTTCACCCTTGTGAGATGGTGAAGACCGTTAGAAGAGCCTCGGTTGGCTGCTCGTCGGGTCGGTTGGGGCCGCNGCTGCTAGACGATGGTACCAATGTACCGGTTCTCACCGCGGTACGGTCATGACCCGGGttccatcattccctccctcttgaaaaggttttgaccTCAAAACTCTGTCCAAAACCTGGAtcaaaaaggaaaccaaatcaGCAGCATCAAAAGTTCAACCAAGGTCTAATTTTACCGGgatcaaaaggaaaaagtaaggccttaagagaaaaggataagacTTCCCCGGTAAGGCCAGCAGTATTGGTCGCTCCTATCCCATCATGAACCTTGGTTGCTTGTGGGGACTCTCCTGGATGCCACACAAAGGTTTGGTCCGCACAGAAGTGGCAAAGATGATTGGCCGTAGGTCCTTGTGCGGTGACGGCCTCGGCGCTCTGGATGGAGAAGGGTGGCACGGTATTGGCAACTCCCAGCTGGAGCATACTACCTGAAGTAGTCATGAACATTACCGAGTGCAAAAATCCATCAATGGCCATCTTCGGTGACTCCTTGAGCTTGAAACTCCCCATTGCCGAGTGAGCACCGGATAGGGAACTGATCACacggtcagaatcttctttggcGTCGCCTAGTGGTTCGTTACACGTCCTGGATGAAGATTCATGTACCATGGCCTGCTCCGAGCATGGCAGTCGAAGGTCGGCTTGGTCTCGATCAGGAGCGGTAAGGAGTCGACCGCTGTTCGCTTGATTGCCTGGGCTTGTACCACCGAGTATATGCGCTTGGTGATCCGGCGGCTCGGCTGGCTTCTCTATGATTCCTCCAAGGCCGTTGACATCTTCTTTATTGTCCGGTTCATGGTCCGGTTGCGTCCTTGTCATTTCCGGCCTGGGTATGATCTGGGGACGGACTTCTCTTTGGGCTGGTTCCTCGTTCCGTGTGGGCAGTTCACGGCATTGGACGGTCGGATCATGTCGTCTCCGATGTGTCTCATCACGGTCCGGATTAGCAGTTGGTCGCGGATCTAGCGTTGGCGGAGACACAAGGGCCGAGTGTTGGTTCCGCGATGATTCTCCATGGGTGTAAGATGTCTCTACTTGGCCCAACATTTCTCCAAGGTATTGGAGTTGAGATTGGATAGAGATCAACTcgtccatgaaacttattgctcCGGGAGAATACACCAGCGTCCTTGGGGCTTGTTCCCTTGACTTAGCCCAAGGTCCAACAATGCTTGGCTTGGTTTTAGCTCGGCCGCGACTGGACTTGTTGGCCGGTGATGCGCGGGGTGACCAGCTCGGAAGATCTTGTGTTCGCGTACGGTACGCCCTTGACTTGCTGGATGATCCGCACGGTGACCAGGTCGGAACTTTGCGGGTACGTCTCGGGTACTCCTTCTGCAGCTCTCGGTGATATCGCGGTGGCGCATAGTAAGGACCCAAGCGTTcgccttcggagtcttcgtcACCTTTTGGCCATGACTCGCGATAAGGGATGGCTTGTGTAGCGGACGGCCAATGGTGGTCCTGTATTCCATGCCCTTCATCATAGTCCCTTTCGTACCATGGTTCGTCTTCAGAAGTCTCTGGTTCCGGATCTGTACCATGGTGTTTGTCGTACCATGACTCGCCTTCGGTGGCCTCTTGTTCCGGGTTAGTACCATGGTGTTCATCGTACCATGGTTCGTCCTCGGTAGCCTCTGGTTCCGGTTCACTACCATGGTGTTCTTGGTACCATGGTTCATCATCGGAATAACGATCTTCGTGCTCCATACTTGATCAATGTCGAATCAAGCATTGGCTATCGATCGCAGACTTGGAACTACGTACGATCAACGATACGGACGGCCAATGGTGGTCGGACGGCGGTACGGACaaatggtacggacggccgATGGTCGGACCTCGGTACGGACGTCAGGTACGGACGACCAATGGTGGTCGGACGTCGGTACGGACGACTGGTACGAACGGTggtcgcggtacggacggcggtcgcggtacggacagcggttgcggtacggacggcggtcgcggtatggacggcggtcgcggtatggacggcggtcgcggtacggacggcggTCGCAGTACGGACGGCGGTTGCGGTACGGACGGCGGTCGCGGTAAGGACGGCGGTCGCGGTACGGGCGATGGTCGCGGTATGGACGATCTGTGACGCGTGGCCGTTCGAGCAGACCCTACACAAAGATGAACGCGTGGATTCTCTGTTTGTTGGGATCGACACAAATAGACAGACCTTGGACAGCTAATGCTAGAAAAAGGTAaagtaaaaagcaaaagtaaaagcacTACAAGACAACCtaagactaaaacaaaaacgGACCTCACGCGCTGGGACTCTACTCGCTACACGTGGCCTTTAGGCCACCACTAACAACGACCAAGCAAAAGAACACAACTTTATGGATCTAAACTACCCAAACGAAGAACAGCTCAAGAACACTAAACACCTAGCAAGAACAAACTCTATACAAACGGACTAGACTCTAAACAAGACTCAACTTGACCGTACAAGGACGTAAAGGAAGGAAAGATACGACCTTGTGAGGAAccttcggctctgataccaaactgatgtgaccccggactacggacgtggttcacggacgtacggacggaggATACAGCGGAGCGGACCGGAGAAGCGGTTCGGTTAGGGACGAGAATGGACGCGAATGGACGCGGAACAgcggacgtacggacggatgGTCGGACGCGGCGGATAAATGGACGTACGGACGAGTGAGCGGATGGAACGCGGATGGACTAGAGCGTCACAAGGAGATACTCGACTCGTTCGGCTCTAGTTAGGAAACGGATGGAAACGGATGCTGcgtacggacgtacggacggatgGTCGGACGCGGCGGATAAACGGACGTACGGACGCGTCGGATGGACGAGTGAGCGGATGGAGCGCGGATGGGAACAGACGCTGCGTACGGATGGACGCCGCGGATGGAGCGATGTACGGAAGGAAACGGGACCAAGGAACGACAAGAACGGACGGAGAGAGATTCgcgaggagatgctcgactcgtttGTCTCTCGGATAGATGGGGATGAATGGACGGTGGATTGAGtcgacgacacacgggagatggctcggcccgtgatacggtcggaCTAGAAGGTCATGAACCCGGTTCTTgaaccttctagggtttctctagagccaagtcccggacttgagcGGGAGAGAGGAATGAACAAAGATCCAATCTTTGGGCCAATAATTTCTATATTCCAGTNNNNNNNNNNNNNNNNNNNNNNNNNNNNNNNNNNNNNNNNNNNNNNNNNNNNNNNNNNNNNNNNNNNNNNNNNNNNNNNNNNNNNNNNNNNNNNNNNNNNNNNNNNNNNNNNNNNNNNNNNNNNNNNNNNNNNNNNNNNNNNNNNNNNNNNNNNNNNNNNNNNNNNNNNNNNNNNNNNNNNNNNNNNNNNNNNNNNNNNNNNNNNNNNNNNNNNNNNNNNNNNNNNNNNNNNNNNNNNNNNNNNNNNNNNNNNNNNNNNNNNNNNNNNNNNNNNNNNNNNNNNNNNNNNNNNNNNNNNNNNNNNNNNNNNNNNNNNNNNNNNNNNNNNNNNNNNNNNNNNNNNNNNNNNNNNNNNNNNNNNNNNNNNNNNNNNNNNNNNNNNNNNNNNNNNNNNNNNNNNNNNNNNNNNNNNNNNNNNNNNNNNNNNNNNNNNNNNNNNNNNNNNNNNNNNNNNNNNNNNNNNNNNNNNNNNNNNNNNNNNNNNNNNNNNNNNNNNNNNNNNNNNNNNNNNNNNNNNNNNNNNNNNNNNNNNNNNNNNNNNNNNNNNNNNNNNNNNNNNNNNNNNNNNNNNNNNNNNNNNNNNNNNNNNNNNNNNNNNNNNNNNNNNNNNNNNNNNNNNNNNNNNNNNNNNNNNNNNNNNNNNNNNNNNNNNNNNNNNNNNNNNNNNNNNNNNNNNNNNNNNNNNNNNNNNNNNNNNNNNNNNNNNNNNNNNNNNNNNNNNNNNNNNNNNNNNNNNNNNNNNNNNNNNNNNNNNNNNNNNNNNNNNNNNNNNNNNNNNNNNNNNNNNNNNNNNNNNNNNNNNNNNNNNNNNNNNNNNNNNNNNNNNNNNNNNNNNNNNNNNNNNNNNNNNNNNNNNNNNNNNNNNNNNNNNNNNNNNNNNNNNNNNNNNNNNNNNNNNNNNNNNNNNNNNNNNNNNNNNNNNNNNNNNNNNNNNNNNNNNNNNNNNNNNNNNNNNNNNNNNNNNNNNNNNNNNNNNNNNNNNNNNNNNNNNNNNNNNNNNNNNNNNNNNNNNNNNNNNNNNNNNNNNNNNNNNNNNNNNNNNNNNNNNNNNNNNNNNNNNNNNNNNNNNNNNNNNNNNNNNNNNNNNNNNNNNNNNNNNNNNNNNNNNNNNNNNNNNNNNNNNNNNNNNNNNNNNNNNNNNNNNNNNNNNNNNNNNNNNNNNNNNNNNNNNNNNNNNNNNNNNNNNNTCCTGTGTCGGGATACTCCACGTCATTCTCCGGATCAGTACGGTACTCATCTTGCTCGTCTTGAGACTCATAGTCTCCACTAGGTATGACAATCAACACCCTTTGGTTCGGACATTCTCTCGCCATGTGTCCCCTGCCTtgacatttaaaacaagtaatGTCACGGGTACAAGATTGACTAGTGTTAGGGAACTTACCTGGTTCGGGTTTAGAGGTTTTAGGTGCCTCATTAGACTTGTTCTTAAACCTAGAGTCATTTTCCACTGTTTTGCTTTTGTCCATGCTCCGGCTGTTGCTTGCATTCCAAGGCGTGTTGTTTCTAGCACGGTTCCTTAAAGACATCTTACGCTGGATTTGCTGCTCTACTTGTACAGCCTTGTGAAGTAGTTCATGTAGGCTGCTGTATTTCGATGTCTCCACCTTTCGGGCTATACGCTCTTGCAAGCCATCAATGAATTGAGCCATTAGGGACTCACTCGATTCTTCCAGCTCCAATGAGTTCATGAGCTTCTCAAACTCCTCAAAATACTCATCCACAGTCCTTGTGTTCTGAGATAATTTTCTAAAACGTTTTTGTAAGTCTCGTTGATAATGATCAGGTACATACCTCAACCTCAAGAGGTACTTCATGTCGCCCTAACTGCTGATGGTAGCAAACCGCTGCCTTCTTCTATCGGCTACCGTCCTATCCCACCATGACAAGGCATTGTCAGTGAGCTGCGCCGATGCAAGGGCTACCTTTCGGGCTTCTNagaaacttttttttttgaaattttaagaaTGACAAGCAATATTAGACAATAAAAGCAATGAAACAAAAGctgaaaagaattttttttttttttttaaatgcgaGATGAACTAGTACGGCAACTAATACAGAAAGTGAAACAGACGacttaaggaaacaaattgaaaatataatttttttttttaaaagtatgtaaATAAAAGCTTAAACAAACTAGAGATAAGGCtgtgaaataaaagaaactaggattttttttttcataaaataaaacaaaagctacAAACCAAATGAAAGTAAATGGAAAAGATAAACCTGGCAAGGGAACAGCGTGAActgtgctctgataccagatgataCAAGACTCGGTGGTGAGTCTTATACCGGGATAGAGATGATGGCTTCACAAgctggcggtcgcttctctcttgtgaaggaaAGATGGTCGATGATGTAGATCTGACACgatggcggtcgcttctctcgtgTGGGATCAGTAAAGGGGGAAGTGCTGGCGGATTGAAGTACACCACAGAGATGTGATTGGTCTCTGATACAGTACACGAACTTAGCCTTGTGAAAtctcacacacaagacaaagaacaagcttattctctcaagaacacttaaagagaaaaagtaagaaaattcagTATTTTATTGATAATCAAAGGTGAAAAATCGTACAACTGCTACAGGGGGACTCTATAAGAGTCCTTCAGCTAGCCCTAAGGCCGaatataaatgcaaaataatgcaacaaaggaaaacaaataaaatcaaacacaaaaccattgtttttggaaagtaaataaattataaaagaaaatgctaaagtagacttgatctctcttgatgagcaAGTCTTCTAGCCGTTGTTGGGGTTGGTGGGACCTGCAAGGatcgaaaatattgaataagacTTACCTGGATGCGATCTAGGTCCAATAGACGTTCCTTGAACCACTTCTTGTACTACTCGATGAACTACTTCAGGGTTCTTGTCTTGTATTGGCTTGTTGGTTTGTTTACTGAAGTAGGGGTCTTCCTGGAGTTCCTCTAGAGTATCTTGATCAGCCTCTTGATGCTCGTTCATGTCCTTTAtgtcttggtcttgatcttCACTATATTAATCGGAGGTGTAGCTTGTATCACACGTCTCTTGCAGATCTAATGTCTTCTCTTGGATTCTTGAGGTTCCTTGACCTGCCAAAAGAGGTTTCANNNNNNNNNNNNNNNNNNNNNNNNNNNNNNNNNNNNNNNNNNNNNNNNNNNNNNNNNNNNNNNNNNNNNNNNNNNNNNNNNNNNNNNNNNNNNNNNNNNNNNNNNNNNNNNNNNNNNNNNNNNNNNNNNNNNNNNNNNNNNNNNNNNNNNNNNNNNNNNNNNNNNNNNNNNNNNNNNNNNNNNNNNNNNNNNNNNNNNNNNNNNNNNNNNNNNNNNNNNNNNNNNNNNNNNNNNNNNNNNNNNNNNNNNNNNNNNNNNNNNNNNNNNNNNNNNNNNNNNNNNNNNNNNNNNNNNNNNNNNNNNNNNNNNNNNNNNNNNNNNNNNNNNNNNNNNNNNNNNNNNNNNNNNNNNNNNNNNNNNNNNNNNNNNNNNNNNNNNNNNNNNNNNNNNNNNNNNNNNNNNNNNNNNNNNNNNNNNNNNNNNNNNNNNNNNNNNNNNNNNNNNNNNNNNNNNNNNNNNNNNNNNNNNNNNNNNNNNNNNNNNNNNNNNNNNNNNNNNNNNNNNNNNNNNNNNNNNNNNNNNNNNNNNNNNNNNNNNNNNNNNNNNNNNNNNNNNNNNNNNNNNNNNNNNNNNNNNNNNNNNNNNNNNNNNNNNNNNNNNNNNNNNNNNNNNNNNNNNNNNNNNNNNNNNNNNNNNNNNNNNNNNNNNNNNNNNNNNNNNNNNNNNNTCCAATGTCTTCTCTTGGATTCTTGAGGTTCCTTGACCTGCCAAAAGAGGTTTCATACCTGGGGAACTGGTCTGATCAAGGCTCATTTGGGTGAAGGCTTCAGCAAGCTCTTCCTCGGTAATGTGATCATGTCCATTATGGTGGCATGATGGTGGTACAGACCAGTTGACGTCCTTCAGCTCTAGGGAGCTTACAATGTCTTGAACGGCTAGGTTAAACCTTGTCCTTAGCTGTTTAGCCTTTGATCGTGTCATAGGGCCTTTTCGTACTTCTGGTGCAGGATGTGGTACAGGATCTGGTTCAACGGTTTGGTTTGTAGGATCGATGTCCGCATCAGTTATCATAAAACTCTAGCGAACTAACATAAGCCAGataaccaagcgaaccactagaacatcctcgtcttcattgtcttgattccacgatcacaccttgcctttacctgcaccacaaacacaaattgcaatgcatgagtattttataaacactcagtaagactatccttccatctactgggttatacacacaagcaatagagatactttaaccatcaaacaacagtcaacaaacaaaccaggctccgcatcgaccgacacaaagctTGCATCGAAAGACACCATCTgggaccagcatcgaccgacacaaggtatgcatcgatcgacacaaggttcacttgcatcgaccgatgattccacttgcatcgatcgacgcatgctcgccatcacgcggaaaccctaatcgcatagaccgacacctccacatggcatcgaccgatgctcctaggtcaatctGCGCCGTCCTCacactagcatcgaccgacgcacatagtgcatcgaccgatgcatatgccgagcatcgttttccccgaagcttctcgccggattttcgttcctacaaccacaagaatcgatccccagccacaagaaagcttcctaacgcctcaaacaacattctaacaagcctaacaacacagaaacaaacagatcatggtaatctccagcttagataagccatggtcatgcaattaccttttccaagaagattctgaaccttaatcACGCAGAAAAACACTTCAAGAAGCCTCCGACAACGccctaagcctcagatctcaccaggaaAAGCCACCAATCCAcaaaaatctccaagaacagcaagaacactcttctctcttctcttttctctcaaaaacgaccaaagtcgtctaatgagacaaaaaaaatgacttaagggtttttccccttttctcttTGCCTAAAACGCAGCATTTAACTTACGTCAAAACGTAGGAAATtgacctgcatcgaccgatgctcctacaacatcgatcgatgcacatcccaaaccgggattccggttcgcggatgttacatatatatgcatatactatatataagtatatgtatatatactatcaCGATAACCATCATTTATACATACCATTATGGCATTATTGCTGCCATTATCACCACCATCACAACTATTATTGTTATCGCCATTACCACCATTACCACCATTGTTACtatcaaccaccaccaccattgtCACCGCGACAGCAACCGCTACTATTATAGTCATTTCTATCAGTTTTTGCCATCACCTTCGCTATTATCGCTACCGCTTCAGCcataaccaccaccaccatacctCATTCTATACTATTTCAtatcattatattatatttaatttaaatattatgtgaTTTAATTTTAGCATGTGTTTTTTTGGATAGTTAGGATTTTATGTGGTATCCCTTAGGGTATAGTATCTTTTATTCAacacatatttaattaaatatctttgtttcatatgtttccaacttttaatttagttttttggGTTGCTTATGTTGTATTCCTTAGGCTATACAATTTAGTGTGATGGTTActcactttatttttgttattatagtgctattttctttattatgttttccAAATTGGTTAGTAGGCAAAATCGCCcaagtttaaattaaatttttttgttcagttttttttttttgtcaataaaaaaTGTCCCTTTTATTTGGTTGAATTTGGTATTTCTCTTAacttcttcaaaaaaaattaggacTTAATTAGATAGTATCCTATCGTGAATTAGAAGAACTCCTATTCGTTACATCGTGCATACAATTGTAAAGAGTTTTGTAGTGGATTGCAAAGTAAATAAACTTGCATGTTTTTTAATCAACAATAAGGTATTAATTTGCAAACACACCCATGCATTAACTGATTAACGAATCCACTACCGTTATTCTGTTTCGCTGTTCccattttttcttataataatagTGGTCCTAGAGTACAAGTCTCCCATCTAGAAGACTACATGCACACTAGAGCgtattttatactataaataAATGCATGATGTAATATTTCTCTAGTATACGTAATCatagcaaaaaaacaaatgcatgaGAGGTAATGTTTCGCTGGTATACTTAACCATAACAATGTTGACTTTATGGTTGAACAcaggggtgtcaatcgggcttAGTTAGATTCGGCCTAAAATCCGTAAAGCCCGCATATATTTGAGTTTAGTCAGATACAGTCCAAAATATTTATGTGTTTATTTTACagataaaaaattcaaatatatagtttataacatgtgttaaaaatcaatttttaaagggagactataaaacaaatcaatgaaaatttaaataactcatCTCTATTCACTAAAACCAACTTAATTTTAAAGAACAagtttaaaaaccaaataactTTTTATACTTTagccaaataaaacaatatataaattctataaaatattgcagataaaaattttaaaaagtattaagtaaggttattaagtgaatatgaaaactaggattagagtttaaaactttatttacaataaatcattaataaaaaaattacaagcaaacaaaaatgataacaaaaaagtacaaatatacttgtttaagagttttttttgggtCGGTCAGAGCCTGATTGGACTAAGCTAAAAAATCTCTATAGCAAGAACGAGCTGTGTCCGAAAAACCCGATTTTTTCTGGAAATATATGTTGAAGCCCAAGTCTAGGGTGTTTGTGAGAACCGGGCCGAGTTAGCTCGCGGGttttggccctaattgacatgcttAGTTGAACATAGTTGAAAGATAAATCTAACAAGTTGAAAGatgcaaccatttgcagccatTGTTTGTCATGTGGTACAAGTTATATAAACCATCTTTCTTGACCACCATTATGGATTTAGTAgatgttttcttatataataattttaattttcttggatGAGTTTTTACATAggaaaaatggtatttttgaaaatttctcttATTTAATTGACTGCACTAAAACAAACATCATTTCATAGTTACATAcatctaaaacaaacaaagagctggtacttgtttttttttttttttgttatgaaaaacGATCTTTAAGTTTCATAGTCATGAAATCTCTTTATAAAGTGATTCGCTTGTCACTAATATGCATTTTTAGGAAGAAATTTTTCCTATATATAGatacttttagttttttgtaaaaaaaaacactataaatttgGTACTTTAGTACTTTGATAAGTTTGTAACCATAAAAAACCCATAATAactcaaaataaataatatggtaTAATTAGATATCTAATATTATCTTTTAGTTTTGATggttaaacaattaaaaataataattttaatatattctcCATAAAACATGAGAGATAGAAATTGAGTTTAATTTTTGGAAACTAATAACTATTTTAAGAGTGTTTCAagaatttttaatgatttttttttaatttaaatatagtgaTTTTGTGTTTACTACTGTACATTTGTACCcttaatgatttttgttttaaaacattaataccaATGATGTAAAAACTTTGGAAAACCCTACCTACTaaagatttatttaaaaacacgAAATTCTAATAATCTAACaatatctttaaattttttgtggTACTTTTGGGTTAATAGCTTTACATAATGTCTAGATCGGAATATGTCAatagtttcaaaaaatttcttaagtttttgcaaaaaaacaaattcgtaactagaacaaaaaaaaaacatgaaagtatCTTAAACTATCTTACAATATGTTTTAGAAAGATCTGGatgaaattttataaacatgaagtaattttgaagtaattttgaaaattgagacaaaaataattaaatacaataaaatttgttatttgtttttaaattctcTCATTCATATAAGATATTAGTAAAAAGATGTAAATTaaccgaccaaaaaaaaatataatgtttgaaTGGTCACCAAATATCAGTTTGTTTATAGATTTGTCCGTTCCGACCCTTGTAACTATTCAAACCCGTAAACTAAAACTAAACGAGATATAAAAACTTCGGTACTTTATTCGAGAGAGatcaataacaaattaaaaaaaaaaaaatagatcaacAATCTGGTTTGAAAATTGAAATGCagcaaaacaaaccaaacaaaataactgaACCGACATTTTCAGATTAAACCAACCGTCCTACCAAATTGTTCTTTACCATAATCCTGAAGGCTTAAAACCCTGAACAAACAAGTCCCCTTCCCTTCGTCCCCGTGCGTGAGTTCTCCGACGCCGTGAATCCGACCAACAGTTTATCTCCGGCAAAGGATGTTATGTTAGTTTTAGGCTATGCCAAAGGAATCGTTCATCGATTTCTCAGAAATCCCAAATGGTATTCACCTTTTCCTAATCAATTTGTCTGCAATTTTGTGCCTTTTTGATGTAGAAACCATCAAGTGTTAAGCTTTCCTTTTGTGTCTTCTTATAGACTTCtgggtttctttttgtttgttggcaGGAACTGTGGGCTCGTCTTGCTTCACAATCAGTTCTCTAGTTACTCCATTTGTGTAAAGTCAAGACCTTTTCTACAAGTTCCATATGAATCAGCTTCGTTTGACCTCTTACGATCTCAGAAGCAGAGTCTTCTTGCATATGATGGTTTGTTTAACAGACGTTACATGAGTAATTCAACTATAGAGCTAAGAACAGATGATAATGTTGTGAGGTTTGCTTTCAACAATGTCACTGGTAACAATGTTGTGcctacaagaaaagaaaagaaatggaaaagGGCTAAGTTGTCAAGAAAAGCTAAAGTGAATGAGTTGAGGTTTTATCGTCTTAAGgcgaaaaagaagatgaattcACCAAACCCTGAAGTTAGGATTCGTTACAAGCTTGAAAAGGTTTTAATCAGTATTGATGCAGTTTCATATTATTCTACCTATACTAGTGTTGCTCAACTGCATTGTAATTGGGTTTTCTTGCGAACTTGGAAAGGGTAGACCTTTATATGCATATAAACTGTTAGTCTTATAATCATGTGTTCATCTGTATAAGTTAATGTAACATGTTAGTAGCTCTGAAGTTTATTCAAAATTTGTTGGTATGGTTGATTGTGCAGGCCAAGAGGAAAGAAGAATGGTTGATTGAGAAACTGAGGAAATACGATGTCCCGAAATCACCAGCTGAACCCTATGATCCAGAAATATTGACAGAGGAAGAGCAGCATTACCTAAAACGTACAggtgagaagagaaagaacttTGTACTTG
The sequence above is a segment of the Camelina sativa cultivar DH55 chromosome 10, Cs, whole genome shotgun sequence genome. Coding sequences within it:
- the LOC104719152 gene encoding uncharacterized CRM domain-containing protein At3g25440, chloroplastic-like, with protein sequence MLVLGYAKGIVHRFLRNPKWNCGLVLLHNQFSSYSICVKSRPFLQVPYESASFDLLRSQKQSLLAYDGLFNRRYMSNSTIELRTDDNVVRFAFNNVTGNNVVPTRKEKKWKRAKLSRKAKVNELRFYRLKAKKKMNSPNPEVRIRYKLEKAKRKEEWLIEKLRKYDVPKSPAEPYDPEILTEEEQHYLKRTGEKRKNFVLVGRRGVFGGVVLNLHLHWKKHETVKVICKPCNKPGQVHEYAAELARLSKGIVIDVKPNNSIVLYRGKNYVRPEVMSPIDTLSKDKALEKYRYEQSLEHTSEFIEKLEKELEEYQKYVTRHKKKKDEEAEKNKAE